From Portunus trituberculatus isolate SZX2019 chromosome 50, ASM1759143v1, whole genome shotgun sequence, the proteins below share one genomic window:
- the LOC123499581 gene encoding longitudinals lacking protein, isoforms H/M/V-like isoform X24, which translates to MEELLSLKWNNHRSTFLHILGVLRDKQAYTDVTLACDGKFYSVHKLVLSTCSDYFCAMFDKTACKSPVIVLKDIKSEDLEALLDYMYLGEVNVRQSDLASLIKAAENLRIKGLAVPDDEPPKKGSVPASRTDSGRREGGSGSPPSKRKRRDEGEDGREDVRPPAPSTGGLHTPPPPSSRPKSPISQRLSSSPLRTSQESLMPEDRDSRPLSSPAESPVASHLTPHQSSQQLPHQSSQSSQPLPDQHEVSNQYRGEETPTFVKVEMEEETDDMQRDSYNMSGDGYKEENSGGDLGGDLSNDLPEFLQQAASGALASTSASYHHAFAGPSGFQPDVSGWQGDSQSLPGSFSGLGFQQPSSQDNPPGGEEGELPVMRDKRQGELVMGGRHAWGPLGRSPSHLRTHRIHECSLCGKAFGWAGDLKRHMRTHTGVRPFQCPHCPYRANQHPNLTRHIRTRHMQALS; encoded by the exons ATGGAGGAACTACTGTCGTTAAAGTGGAACAATCATCGTTCcacatttttacacattttGGGTGTGCTCAGGGATAAG cAAGCGTACACAGATGTGACTCTAGCATGTGATGGCAAATTCTACAGTGTGCACAAATTGGTGCTCTCAACATGCAGTGATTATTTTTGTGCCATGTTTGACAAAACTGCTTGTAAGAGCCCTGTTATAGTGTTGAAAGACATTAAAAGTGAGGACCTGGAGGCCTTGCTAGATTATATGTACCTTGGTGAAGTGAATGTGAGACAGAGTGACTTGGCGTCTTTGATAAAGGCGGCAGAAAACCTTAGAATCAAGGGCCTTGCAGTACCTGATGATGAACCTCCTAAGAAAGGTTCTGTCCCTGCCTCTCGGACTGACTCtggcaggagggaggggggcAGTGGCAGCCCTCCTTCTAAGAGGAAACGTAGAGATGAGGgtgaggatggaagggaagatgtaAGACCTCCTGCTCCTTCAACAGGAGGTTTACAtacccctcctccaccctcctctaGACCAAAGAGTCCCATTAGCCAGCGATTAAGTTCCTCCCCTCTTAGAACCTCTCAGGAGTCCCTCATGCCGGAAGACCGTGATAGCCGTCCCCTCTCTTCTCCGGCAGAATCTCCTGTTGCCTCCCATCTTACACCTCACCAATCCTCACAACAGTTGCCTCATCAGTCATCTCAGTCATCACAACCTTTGCCTGATCAGCATGAAGTCAGTAATCAATATAGGGGGGAGGAGACACCCACATTCGTCAAggtagaaatggaggaggagacggatgACATGCAGAGGGATTCTTACAACATGAGTGGGGACGGCTATAAGGAGGAAAACAGTGGGGGTGACCTGGGAGGGGACCTCAGCAATGACTTGCCGGAATTTCTTCAGCAGGCAGCTTCTGGTGCCCTTGCTAGTACCTCAGCCTCTTACCACCATGCCTTTGCTGGACCCTCAGGCTTTCAGCCG GATGTGTCTGGCTGGCAGGGGGATAGCCAGTCCTTGCCTGGGAGTTTCTCTGGGCTGGGTTTTCAGCAGCCTTCCTCTCAGGATAATCCACCAGGG ggggaggagggagagctgcCAGTCATGCGTGATAAGAGACAAGGCGAGTTGGTTATGGGGGGCCGTCACGCCTGGGGCCCCCTCGGCCGGTCCCCCTCTCACCTCAGGACCCACAGGATCCACGAGTGTAGTCTCTGTGGTAAAGCTTTTGGCTGGGCCGGGGACCTCAAGAGGCACATGAGGACACACACAGGGGTCCGCCCCTTCCAGTGCCCCCACTGTCCTTACCGAGCCAACCAGCATCCTAACCTCACCCGCCACATACGCACCCGACACATGCAGGCCCTCTCGTAG
- the LOC123499581 gene encoding longitudinals lacking protein-like isoform X37, with the protein MEELLSLKWNNHRSTFLHILGVLRDKQAYTDVTLACDGKFYSVHKLVLSTCSDYFCAMFDKTACKSPVIVLKDIKSEDLEALLDYMYLGEVNVRQSDLASLIKAAENLRIKGLAVPDDEPPKKGSVPASRTDSGRREGGSGSPPSKRKRRDEGEDGREDVRPPAPSTGGLHTPPPPSSRPKSPISQRLSSSPLRTSQESLMPEDRDSRPLSSPAESPVASHLTPHQSSQQLPHQSSQSSQPLPDQHEVSNQYRGEETPTFVKVEMEEETDDMQRDSYNMSGDGYKEENSGGDLGGDLSNDLPEFLQQAASGALASTSASYHHAFAGPSGFQPDVSGWQGDSQSLPGSFSGLGFQQPSSQDNPPGRNSAMVEPYVRRHQCPSCSKAFVLGTDLKRHLLVHTGEKPFRCPHCPHRANRKGNMMVHVMNKHRDIAKGPVSLTM; encoded by the exons ATGGAGGAACTACTGTCGTTAAAGTGGAACAATCATCGTTCcacatttttacacattttGGGTGTGCTCAGGGATAAG cAAGCGTACACAGATGTGACTCTAGCATGTGATGGCAAATTCTACAGTGTGCACAAATTGGTGCTCTCAACATGCAGTGATTATTTTTGTGCCATGTTTGACAAAACTGCTTGTAAGAGCCCTGTTATAGTGTTGAAAGACATTAAAAGTGAGGACCTGGAGGCCTTGCTAGATTATATGTACCTTGGTGAAGTGAATGTGAGACAGAGTGACTTGGCGTCTTTGATAAAGGCGGCAGAAAACCTTAGAATCAAGGGCCTTGCAGTACCTGATGATGAACCTCCTAAGAAAGGTTCTGTCCCTGCCTCTCGGACTGACTCtggcaggagggaggggggcAGTGGCAGCCCTCCTTCTAAGAGGAAACGTAGAGATGAGGgtgaggatggaagggaagatgtaAGACCTCCTGCTCCTTCAACAGGAGGTTTACAtacccctcctccaccctcctctaGACCAAAGAGTCCCATTAGCCAGCGATTAAGTTCCTCCCCTCTTAGAACCTCTCAGGAGTCCCTCATGCCGGAAGACCGTGATAGCCGTCCCCTCTCTTCTCCGGCAGAATCTCCTGTTGCCTCCCATCTTACACCTCACCAATCCTCACAACAGTTGCCTCATCAGTCATCTCAGTCATCACAACCTTTGCCTGATCAGCATGAAGTCAGTAATCAATATAGGGGGGAGGAGACACCCACATTCGTCAAggtagaaatggaggaggagacggatgACATGCAGAGGGATTCTTACAACATGAGTGGGGACGGCTATAAGGAGGAAAACAGTGGGGGTGACCTGGGAGGGGACCTCAGCAATGACTTGCCGGAATTTCTTCAGCAGGCAGCTTCTGGTGCCCTTGCTAGTACCTCAGCCTCTTACCACCATGCCTTTGCTGGACCCTCAGGCTTTCAGCCG GATGTGTCTGGCTGGCAGGGGGATAGCCAGTCCTTGCCTGGGAGTTTCTCTGGGCTGGGTTTTCAGCAGCCTTCCTCTCAGGATAATCCACCAGGG AGGAACTCAGCTATGGTAGAGCCATACGTGAGGCGGCATCAATGCCCATCTTGCTCTAAGGCCTTTGTTCTGGGCACGGACCTGAAGCGTCACCTTCTGGTACACACGGGGGAGAAGCCTTTTAGGTGTCCTCACTGTCCGCACCGAGCTAACCGCAAGGGCAACATGATGGTCCATGTGATGAATAAACACAGGGACATCGCTAAGGGACCCGTGAGCCTCACCATGTAA
- the LOC123499581 gene encoding longitudinals lacking protein, isoforms H/M/V-like isoform X19 — translation MEELLSLKWNNHRSTFLHILGVLRDKQAYTDVTLACDGKFYSVHKLVLSTCSDYFCAMFDKTACKSPVIVLKDIKSEDLEALLDYMYLGEVNVRQSDLASLIKAAENLRIKGLAVPDDEPPKKGSVPASRTDSGRREGGSGSPPSKRKRRDEGEDGREDVRPPAPSTGGLHTPPPPSSRPKSPISQRLSSSPLRTSQESLMPEDRDSRPLSSPAESPVASHLTPHQSSQQLPHQSSQSSQPLPDQHEVSNQYRGEETPTFVKVEMEEETDDMQRDSYNMSGDGYKEENSGGDLGGDLSNDLPEFLQQAASGALASTSASYHHAFAGPSGFQPDVSGWQGDSQSLPGSFSGLGFQQPSSQDNPPGGDRREPGSCLIDEAGLSGVTSHWRLLMNPKLPSEGMKAYSCRFCGKSFTDSSNLRRHTMIHTGEKPYKCPQCSHSSNRKGNLIAHIMAVHKKLDAADVLPDYSAVKD, via the exons ATGGAGGAACTACTGTCGTTAAAGTGGAACAATCATCGTTCcacatttttacacattttGGGTGTGCTCAGGGATAAG cAAGCGTACACAGATGTGACTCTAGCATGTGATGGCAAATTCTACAGTGTGCACAAATTGGTGCTCTCAACATGCAGTGATTATTTTTGTGCCATGTTTGACAAAACTGCTTGTAAGAGCCCTGTTATAGTGTTGAAAGACATTAAAAGTGAGGACCTGGAGGCCTTGCTAGATTATATGTACCTTGGTGAAGTGAATGTGAGACAGAGTGACTTGGCGTCTTTGATAAAGGCGGCAGAAAACCTTAGAATCAAGGGCCTTGCAGTACCTGATGATGAACCTCCTAAGAAAGGTTCTGTCCCTGCCTCTCGGACTGACTCtggcaggagggaggggggcAGTGGCAGCCCTCCTTCTAAGAGGAAACGTAGAGATGAGGgtgaggatggaagggaagatgtaAGACCTCCTGCTCCTTCAACAGGAGGTTTACAtacccctcctccaccctcctctaGACCAAAGAGTCCCATTAGCCAGCGATTAAGTTCCTCCCCTCTTAGAACCTCTCAGGAGTCCCTCATGCCGGAAGACCGTGATAGCCGTCCCCTCTCTTCTCCGGCAGAATCTCCTGTTGCCTCCCATCTTACACCTCACCAATCCTCACAACAGTTGCCTCATCAGTCATCTCAGTCATCACAACCTTTGCCTGATCAGCATGAAGTCAGTAATCAATATAGGGGGGAGGAGACACCCACATTCGTCAAggtagaaatggaggaggagacggatgACATGCAGAGGGATTCTTACAACATGAGTGGGGACGGCTATAAGGAGGAAAACAGTGGGGGTGACCTGGGAGGGGACCTCAGCAATGACTTGCCGGAATTTCTTCAGCAGGCAGCTTCTGGTGCCCTTGCTAGTACCTCAGCCTCTTACCACCATGCCTTTGCTGGACCCTCAGGCTTTCAGCCG GATGTGTCTGGCTGGCAGGGGGATAGCCAGTCCTTGCCTGGGAGTTTCTCTGGGCTGGGTTTTCAGCAGCCTTCCTCTCAGGATAATCCACCAGGG GGTGACCGAAGGGAGCCGGGCAGCTGCCTCATAGATGAGGCTGGTCTCAGTGGAGTAACCTCTCACTGGAGGCTATTGATGAATCCCAAACTTCCTTCAGAAGGGATGAAAGCCTACAGTTGCAGATTCTGTGGCAAATCCTTCACCGACTCCTCTAATCTGCGGCGGCACACCATGATTCACACTGGAGAGAAGCCTTACAAGTGTCCTCAGTGCAGCCACTCCTCCAACAGGAAAGGCAACCTGATAGCCCACATCATGGCTGTGCACAAGAAGCTTGATGCTGCTGACGTGTTACCAGATTACTCGGCTGTGAAAGACTGA
- the LOC123499581 gene encoding longitudinals lacking protein, isoforms H/M/V-like isoform X8, which yields MEELLSLKWNNHRSTFLHILGVLRDKQAYTDVTLACDGKFYSVHKLVLSTCSDYFCAMFDKTACKSPVIVLKDIKSEDLEALLDYMYLGEVNVRQSDLASLIKAAENLRIKGLAVPDDEPPKKGSVPASRTDSGRREGGSGSPPSKRKRRDEGEDGREDVRPPAPSTGGLHTPPPPSSRPKSPISQRLSSSPLRTSQESLMPEDRDSRPLSSPAESPVASHLTPHQSSQQLPHQSSQSSQPLPDQHEVSNQYRGEETPTFVKVEMEEETDDMQRDSYNMSGDGYKEENSGGDLGGDLSNDLPEFLQQAASGALASTSASYHHAFAGPSGFQPDVSGWQGDSQSLPGSFSGLGFQQPSSQDNPPGGSGGWSACAGWEVGVVGGEPPTGGDPSQPLHASPTAVWRRPAVPVTEKMHACPTCGKTFGTSKDCRRHAVIHTGAKPFKCPYCPHRANVKYNLTKHVLVKHKRPLPPLPAQLPQLPAADPLLPECSGPP from the exons ATGGAGGAACTACTGTCGTTAAAGTGGAACAATCATCGTTCcacatttttacacattttGGGTGTGCTCAGGGATAAG cAAGCGTACACAGATGTGACTCTAGCATGTGATGGCAAATTCTACAGTGTGCACAAATTGGTGCTCTCAACATGCAGTGATTATTTTTGTGCCATGTTTGACAAAACTGCTTGTAAGAGCCCTGTTATAGTGTTGAAAGACATTAAAAGTGAGGACCTGGAGGCCTTGCTAGATTATATGTACCTTGGTGAAGTGAATGTGAGACAGAGTGACTTGGCGTCTTTGATAAAGGCGGCAGAAAACCTTAGAATCAAGGGCCTTGCAGTACCTGATGATGAACCTCCTAAGAAAGGTTCTGTCCCTGCCTCTCGGACTGACTCtggcaggagggaggggggcAGTGGCAGCCCTCCTTCTAAGAGGAAACGTAGAGATGAGGgtgaggatggaagggaagatgtaAGACCTCCTGCTCCTTCAACAGGAGGTTTACAtacccctcctccaccctcctctaGACCAAAGAGTCCCATTAGCCAGCGATTAAGTTCCTCCCCTCTTAGAACCTCTCAGGAGTCCCTCATGCCGGAAGACCGTGATAGCCGTCCCCTCTCTTCTCCGGCAGAATCTCCTGTTGCCTCCCATCTTACACCTCACCAATCCTCACAACAGTTGCCTCATCAGTCATCTCAGTCATCACAACCTTTGCCTGATCAGCATGAAGTCAGTAATCAATATAGGGGGGAGGAGACACCCACATTCGTCAAggtagaaatggaggaggagacggatgACATGCAGAGGGATTCTTACAACATGAGTGGGGACGGCTATAAGGAGGAAAACAGTGGGGGTGACCTGGGAGGGGACCTCAGCAATGACTTGCCGGAATTTCTTCAGCAGGCAGCTTCTGGTGCCCTTGCTAGTACCTCAGCCTCTTACCACCATGCCTTTGCTGGACCCTCAGGCTTTCAGCCG GATGTGTCTGGCTGGCAGGGGGATAGCCAGTCCTTGCCTGGGAGTTTCTCTGGGCTGGGTTTTCAGCAGCCTTCCTCTCAGGATAATCCACCAGGG GGTTCGGGGGGCTGGAGCGCCTGTGCCGGATGGGAGGTGGGAGTGGTAGGGGGGGAGCCGCCCACTGGTGGTGATCCGTCGCAGCCACTGCACGCGTCCCCGACGGCGGTTTGGAGACGACCCGCGGTTCCGGTCACCGAGAAGATGCATGCGTGTCCAACGTGCGGCAAAACCTTTGGTACCTCGAAGGACTGTCGGAGGCACGCAGTAATACACACCGGCGCCAAGCCCTTCAAGTGCCCATACTGTCCGCACCGAGCCAATGTGAAATATAACCTCACCAAACACGTGCTGGTCAAACACAAGAGACCGCTTCCACCGCTACCTGCACAACTACCGCAGCTCCCAGCCGCCGATCCGCTACTGCCAGAGTGTTCCGGTCCTCCTTAA
- the LOC123499581 gene encoding longitudinals lacking protein-like isoform X1, which translates to MEELLSLKWNNHRSTFLHILGVLRDKQAYTDVTLACDGKFYSVHKLVLSTCSDYFCAMFDKTACKSPVIVLKDIKSEDLEALLDYMYLGEVNVRQSDLASLIKAAENLRIKGLAVPDDEPPKKGSVPASRTDSGRREGGSGSPPSKRKRRDEGEDGREDVRPPAPSTGGLHTPPPPSSRPKSPISQRLSSSPLRTSQESLMPEDRDSRPLSSPAESPVASHLTPHQSSQQLPHQSSQSSQPLPDQHEVSNQYRGEETPTFVKVEMEEETDDMQRDSYNMSGDGYKEENSGGDLGGDLSNDLPEFLQQAASGALASTSASYHHAFAGPSGFQPDVSGWQGDSQSLPGSFSGLGFQQPSSQDNPPGIGAESLGNVCKVCGKVFNGRNWKQNLEYHFLTHTKEKPFKCPICLHRSALKYNLIRHIRNRHRDLLAAPCQGQSGATGNTKVLAEANSQGTSYQAAQQRQDRDASCGQDTATALQFTLDQGHSGQGNRLPSCSDVQITGTGDVHPTTSHKQSPLQDNSSSLMVSQKATASVSQVNALSTCQNITASQCGQKALSVVQAMGFLSGESLNSGDHGTSRLGTPYHQHLPSAGLVKQHDTHTFPSQEMNVLQTHDLQLSID; encoded by the exons ATGGAGGAACTACTGTCGTTAAAGTGGAACAATCATCGTTCcacatttttacacattttGGGTGTGCTCAGGGATAAG cAAGCGTACACAGATGTGACTCTAGCATGTGATGGCAAATTCTACAGTGTGCACAAATTGGTGCTCTCAACATGCAGTGATTATTTTTGTGCCATGTTTGACAAAACTGCTTGTAAGAGCCCTGTTATAGTGTTGAAAGACATTAAAAGTGAGGACCTGGAGGCCTTGCTAGATTATATGTACCTTGGTGAAGTGAATGTGAGACAGAGTGACTTGGCGTCTTTGATAAAGGCGGCAGAAAACCTTAGAATCAAGGGCCTTGCAGTACCTGATGATGAACCTCCTAAGAAAGGTTCTGTCCCTGCCTCTCGGACTGACTCtggcaggagggaggggggcAGTGGCAGCCCTCCTTCTAAGAGGAAACGTAGAGATGAGGgtgaggatggaagggaagatgtaAGACCTCCTGCTCCTTCAACAGGAGGTTTACAtacccctcctccaccctcctctaGACCAAAGAGTCCCATTAGCCAGCGATTAAGTTCCTCCCCTCTTAGAACCTCTCAGGAGTCCCTCATGCCGGAAGACCGTGATAGCCGTCCCCTCTCTTCTCCGGCAGAATCTCCTGTTGCCTCCCATCTTACACCTCACCAATCCTCACAACAGTTGCCTCATCAGTCATCTCAGTCATCACAACCTTTGCCTGATCAGCATGAAGTCAGTAATCAATATAGGGGGGAGGAGACACCCACATTCGTCAAggtagaaatggaggaggagacggatgACATGCAGAGGGATTCTTACAACATGAGTGGGGACGGCTATAAGGAGGAAAACAGTGGGGGTGACCTGGGAGGGGACCTCAGCAATGACTTGCCGGAATTTCTTCAGCAGGCAGCTTCTGGTGCCCTTGCTAGTACCTCAGCCTCTTACCACCATGCCTTTGCTGGACCCTCAGGCTTTCAGCCG GATGTGTCTGGCTGGCAGGGGGATAGCCAGTCCTTGCCTGGGAGTTTCTCTGGGCTGGGTTTTCAGCAGCCTTCCTCTCAGGATAATCCACCAGGG ATTGGAGCTGAATCGCTTGGGAATGTATGCAAAGTTTGTGGGAAAGTTTTCAACGGAAGGAATTGGAAACAAAATCTCGAGTATCATTTCCTAACACATACCAAGGAAAAGCCATTTAAATGCCCAATCTGCTTACATAGATCTGCTCTTAAGTATAATTTAATCCGACATATACGTAACAGACATAGGGACCTTTTGGCAGCTCCTTGTCAGGGTCAGTCTGGGGCAACAGGTAACACTAAGGTGCTGGCAGAAGCCAATAGTCAGGGCACATCTTACCAGGCAGCACAGCAAAGACAGGACAGGGATGCTTCTTGTGGTCAGGACACTGCCACTGCACTACAGTTTACATTAGACCAGGGACACTCGGGTCAGGGCAATCGGTTGCCATCCTGTTCAGACGTTCAGATTACAGGTACTGGTGATGTCCATCCCACCACCAGCCATAAGCAAAGTCCTTTGCAAGATAATAGTTCCTCTTTGATGGTCAGCCAGAAGGCCACTGCATCAGTAAGTCAGGTCAATGCATTAAGCACATGTCAGAATATTACTGCTTCTCAGTGTGGTCAGAAGGCTTTGTCTGTGGTTCAGGCCATGGGGTTTCTTTCTGGTGAGTCCCTCAATAGCGGCGATCATGGCACCTCACGCCTTGGGACGCCTTACCACCAGCACCTCCCAAGTGCTGGCCTTGTTAAGCAACATGACACTCATACCTTTCCTAGTCAGGAGATGAATGTTTTACAAACTCATGACCTCCAGCTGTCAATTGACTAG
- the LOC123499581 gene encoding longitudinals lacking protein, isoforms H/M/V-like isoform X32, producing MEELLSLKWNNHRSTFLHILGVLRDKQAYTDVTLACDGKFYSVHKLVLSTCSDYFCAMFDKTACKSPVIVLKDIKSEDLEALLDYMYLGEVNVRQSDLASLIKAAENLRIKGLAVPDDEPPKKGSVPASRTDSGRREGGSGSPPSKRKRRDEGEDGREDVRPPAPSTGGLHTPPPPSSRPKSPISQRLSSSPLRTSQESLMPEDRDSRPLSSPAESPVASHLTPHQSSQQLPHQSSQSSQPLPDQHEVSNQYRGEETPTFVKVEMEEETDDMQRDSYNMSGDGYKEENSGGDLGGDLSNDLPEFLQQAASGALASTSASYHHAFAGPSGFQPDVSGWQGDSQSLPGSFSGLGFQQPSSQDNPPGTRIEWAVQPQGMRSLAFNSSQLGRVACSLCGKLVRPAKMKRHLMIHTGQKPFECPHCHHRTNRKENLDDHIRRRHYRDLATP from the exons ATGGAGGAACTACTGTCGTTAAAGTGGAACAATCATCGTTCcacatttttacacattttGGGTGTGCTCAGGGATAAG cAAGCGTACACAGATGTGACTCTAGCATGTGATGGCAAATTCTACAGTGTGCACAAATTGGTGCTCTCAACATGCAGTGATTATTTTTGTGCCATGTTTGACAAAACTGCTTGTAAGAGCCCTGTTATAGTGTTGAAAGACATTAAAAGTGAGGACCTGGAGGCCTTGCTAGATTATATGTACCTTGGTGAAGTGAATGTGAGACAGAGTGACTTGGCGTCTTTGATAAAGGCGGCAGAAAACCTTAGAATCAAGGGCCTTGCAGTACCTGATGATGAACCTCCTAAGAAAGGTTCTGTCCCTGCCTCTCGGACTGACTCtggcaggagggaggggggcAGTGGCAGCCCTCCTTCTAAGAGGAAACGTAGAGATGAGGgtgaggatggaagggaagatgtaAGACCTCCTGCTCCTTCAACAGGAGGTTTACAtacccctcctccaccctcctctaGACCAAAGAGTCCCATTAGCCAGCGATTAAGTTCCTCCCCTCTTAGAACCTCTCAGGAGTCCCTCATGCCGGAAGACCGTGATAGCCGTCCCCTCTCTTCTCCGGCAGAATCTCCTGTTGCCTCCCATCTTACACCTCACCAATCCTCACAACAGTTGCCTCATCAGTCATCTCAGTCATCACAACCTTTGCCTGATCAGCATGAAGTCAGTAATCAATATAGGGGGGAGGAGACACCCACATTCGTCAAggtagaaatggaggaggagacggatgACATGCAGAGGGATTCTTACAACATGAGTGGGGACGGCTATAAGGAGGAAAACAGTGGGGGTGACCTGGGAGGGGACCTCAGCAATGACTTGCCGGAATTTCTTCAGCAGGCAGCTTCTGGTGCCCTTGCTAGTACCTCAGCCTCTTACCACCATGCCTTTGCTGGACCCTCAGGCTTTCAGCCG GATGTGTCTGGCTGGCAGGGGGATAGCCAGTCCTTGCCTGGGAGTTTCTCTGGGCTGGGTTTTCAGCAGCCTTCCTCTCAGGATAATCCACCAGGG ACAAGAATCGAGTGGGCTGTTCAACCCCAGGGTATGAGGAGTCTTGCCTTCAACTCATCACAGCTTGGGAGGGTTGCTTGCTCTCTCTGTGGCAAACTAGTGAGGCCAGCCAAAATGAAGAGGCATCTTATGATCCACACTGGTCAAAAGCCCTTTGAATGTCCACACTGTCATCACCGAACCAATCGCAAGGAAAACTTGGATGATCATATTCGTAGGAGACACTATCGCGACTTGGCAACACCATAG